A genomic window from Magnetococcales bacterium includes:
- a CDS encoding type I polyketide synthase, producing the protein MLNDPSGKSDLSPTKRALLALQTMQAKVDRLEREKREPIAVVGMGCRFPGGAATPEAFWQLLREGRDAMREVPPARWDIEAFYNPDPDVPGKMYTRVGGFLDQVDRFDPQFFGISPRETQSMDPHQRLVLEVTWEALENAHMAPDRLYNSVTGVFVGMTNTEFGANLIWNNDPTRISGYDASGGSLGVAAGRLSYIMGFTGPSLTLDTACSSSLVTTHLACQSLRLGECDMAISAGVNLIFGPETFINFCKAHMLAPDGHCKTFDAAADGYARGEGCGVVVLKRLSDALRDGDRIHALLRGSAVNQDGPSGGLTVPNGPSQVRVIRNALANGGIDPAEVGLIEAHGTGTSLGDPIEMGALGTVFGTRRPADKPLWVGSVKTNFGHLESAAGIAGLIKAILAVEHGEIPPHMNFNHPSPHIDWANLPVRIPRTPEPWDAPSRVAGVSSFSFSGTNAHIVLSAWHPDENHSRPGPEKSPALTTARIPDGEDSLANPARIPDGEDSLANPARISNGTDSRPEPASPSSPTAVILPLSAKNKPALAELARQHQARLGQQPPAVQDWRAWCAAAGQGRNHFNERLAVVASEPAQAADMLASLLPGIADPSPTAAPPAAGSGWLGSVPGGVRPKVVFLFTGQGAQYVGMARQLYDQEPLFRATLEQCDALLRPHLERSLLAMLYPAPGVTDAEAVINSTANTQPLLFAIEYALAQLWISWGITPDAVLGHSVGEYVAACLAGVFSLEEGLRLIAARGRLMVTHCTPGAMLAITLDEEAVREALQPYGESLAIATLNGPQRVVVAGESQAVATLAAALDERGVENKRLQVSHAFHSPLMQPMLAPFRQEVSRIRCQKPTLPLCSNLTGKLADTELTDPEYWCRHVRQPVRFAAGLHTLIEAGYRLFLEVGPKPVLAHLGQAFQEEVFPTLRTTWLTTLRQNRDPHTHMLQTLGQLYVQGVTPDWAAVTPGRRGLEEHLPNYPFQRQRYWYEERKKSAFAMPRGEHPLLGAPLHSPGFAEGVQVHVNHLEPSASGFLAHHRIFSAVTLPAAAFVEMVLAAGHLRLAAGKLTLEAFAIHKALVFPEQGSRQVQVVLRPETNGFAFDIFSADAALTTEWMLHASGRVTTTSEQEMIPDRDMPHLRALGRTEIPVQEFYDLVCSVGIFHDERFQALERLWHGDGVIVGALRLPEVLLADAAPYHLHPVLLDAALQMVGALLLHHGLAYLPVGMERLILHRRPDMHLWCRVTKTSADTEQAARFHTADLELLTDQGVVVVTIEGLRFQQVDAGALAGQLPVQKWLYTPTWEAREWTDIDPADRSSPPAPTEDPWLILADRGGVGVSLAVLLKKTGSTLTLVTRSGDSIPVQELAPGNEKGIKYLADAGVPIQVLDPGNEEGIRHLLERREASQPWRGIVFAWGLDTPLAPNLTPTSLEEAQQQGCGAVLALVQALLRLDLPQVPALWLVTRDAVHIPGSDSGNAGLAQATLWGLGRVIATELPNLTVKLLDLPLTLDPDHAAASLARELSAQDTGERQIALRDAALTDAGKPGNALRDAALTDAGKPGNDTHGLTRFVARLTPWQETTRQPLPVRENARHLIVGGLGGLGLEVAQWLATTRGARHLVLMGRSPARPEILPRLDALRAQGVEVEVVQADIADAGQVAALLAPAAGNTAPWGGVIHAAGVLDDGMLESLTWPRFQKVMAAKVTGAWNLHQATASLHLDYFVLFSSMASLFGSPAQANYAAANAFLDALGGHRRQSGLPAMVINWGPWAEIGAAANRPASGNLGIKGVGSLAPAEGLRILDHCFDHPAGHIVAGKVQWPQLLAIPGLATPFLAHFLAQRQESGTRQPEFLATLRELPLNEQRARLLEHVKSQLARVLGIPSSRDIDENKGFFDLGMDSLTSVELRNALQATLGTSLSSTLLFKFTTPLALGTHLAEKLLDSKGSAPVPATPATPVAPAETLLQDVKTLSDTDIEALINQEFANLVQG; encoded by the coding sequence ATGCTGAACGATCCGTCGGGAAAAAGCGATCTGTCGCCCACCAAACGCGCCCTGCTGGCCCTGCAAACCATGCAGGCCAAGGTGGACCGTCTGGAACGCGAAAAACGCGAACCCATCGCCGTGGTCGGCATGGGGTGTCGATTTCCTGGCGGTGCGGCCACTCCGGAGGCCTTTTGGCAGTTGCTCCGGGAGGGGCGTGATGCCATGCGCGAAGTGCCCCCGGCCCGGTGGGACATCGAGGCTTTTTACAATCCCGATCCGGATGTGCCGGGAAAAATGTATACCCGGGTCGGCGGCTTTCTCGATCAGGTGGATCGTTTCGATCCGCAATTTTTCGGCATCTCCCCCCGGGAGACCCAGAGCATGGATCCCCACCAGCGCCTCGTGCTGGAGGTGACCTGGGAGGCATTGGAAAATGCCCACATGGCCCCTGACCGGCTCTACAACAGCGTCACCGGGGTTTTCGTCGGCATGACCAACACCGAATTCGGGGCCAACCTGATCTGGAACAACGACCCGACCCGGATCAGCGGTTACGATGCCTCGGGCGGCTCGCTCGGGGTGGCGGCGGGACGGCTCTCCTACATCATGGGCTTCACCGGTCCCAGCCTGACGCTCGATACGGCCTGTTCCTCCTCGCTCGTCACGACGCACCTGGCCTGTCAAAGCCTGCGCCTGGGTGAATGCGACATGGCCATCTCCGCCGGCGTCAACCTGATTTTCGGCCCGGAGACATTCATCAATTTTTGCAAGGCGCACATGCTTGCCCCCGATGGCCACTGCAAAACCTTCGACGCCGCCGCCGATGGCTACGCCCGGGGTGAGGGGTGCGGCGTGGTCGTGTTGAAACGCCTCTCCGACGCCCTGCGCGACGGGGACAGGATTCATGCCCTGCTGCGCGGTTCGGCGGTCAACCAGGATGGACCCAGTGGGGGCTTGACGGTTCCCAATGGTCCCTCGCAGGTGCGGGTGATCCGCAATGCCCTGGCCAATGGCGGCATTGACCCGGCAGAGGTCGGTCTCATCGAGGCCCATGGCACCGGCACCTCTCTGGGCGATCCCATCGAAATGGGTGCCCTGGGTACGGTGTTTGGAACCCGCCGCCCTGCCGACAAACCCTTGTGGGTCGGCTCGGTCAAAACCAATTTTGGTCACCTGGAGTCGGCAGCCGGCATTGCCGGGTTGATCAAGGCCATCCTGGCCGTGGAACACGGGGAGATTCCGCCCCACATGAATTTCAACCACCCTTCGCCCCACATTGACTGGGCCAATCTGCCGGTACGCATTCCCCGGACTCCCGAACCCTGGGATGCACCCTCCCGCGTCGCCGGGGTCAGTTCTTTCAGCTTCAGCGGCACCAATGCGCATATTGTGCTGTCTGCCTGGCATCCCGACGAGAATCATTCCCGCCCTGGTCCGGAAAAATCCCCGGCATTGACCACGGCCAGAATTCCCGACGGAGAGGATTCCCTTGCCAACCCGGCCAGGATCCCCGACGGAGAGGATTCCCTTGCCAACCCGGCCAGGATTTCCAACGGGACAGATTCCCGCCCTGAACCGGCAAGTCCGTCATCCCCGACAGCAGTCATTCTGCCCCTCTCGGCCAAAAACAAACCCGCCCTGGCCGAACTCGCCCGCCAGCATCAGGCCAGACTCGGCCAGCAGCCGCCAGCCGTGCAGGATTGGCGGGCCTGGTGTGCGGCTGCCGGACAGGGACGCAACCATTTCAACGAACGTCTCGCAGTGGTTGCCAGCGAACCGGCCCAGGCGGCAGACATGTTGGCCTCTCTGCTGCCCGGTATCGCCGACCCCTCCCCGACTGCCGCCCCCCCTGCCGCCGGATCGGGCTGGCTGGGATCCGTGCCGGGCGGGGTACGCCCCAAGGTGGTGTTTCTGTTTACCGGGCAGGGTGCGCAATATGTGGGCATGGCCCGCCAACTGTATGACCAGGAACCCCTTTTCCGGGCCACCCTGGAGCAGTGCGACGCCCTCCTGCGGCCCCATCTCGAACGGTCCCTGCTGGCCATGCTCTATCCGGCTCCCGGGGTGACGGATGCCGAGGCCGTCATCAACTCCACGGCCAATACCCAGCCCCTGCTGTTTGCCATCGAGTATGCCCTGGCGCAACTCTGGATCTCCTGGGGCATCACCCCCGATGCCGTGCTGGGTCACAGCGTGGGGGAATATGTCGCAGCCTGTCTGGCCGGGGTGTTTTCCCTGGAAGAGGGATTGCGCCTGATTGCGGCCCGTGGCCGGTTGATGGTGACCCACTGCACCCCCGGGGCCATGCTGGCCATCACCCTGGATGAAGAGGCGGTCCGCGAGGCCCTGCAACCCTATGGCGAGTCGCTCGCCATCGCCACCCTCAATGGCCCCCAACGGGTGGTGGTCGCCGGCGAGAGTCAGGCCGTTGCAACCCTGGCCGCCGCCCTCGATGAACGCGGGGTGGAAAACAAGCGCCTGCAAGTCTCGCACGCCTTCCACTCGCCGCTCATGCAACCGATGCTCGCCCCCTTCCGCCAGGAGGTCAGCCGGATCCGTTGCCAAAAACCAACCTTGCCGCTCTGCTCCAATCTGACGGGCAAACTGGCCGACACGGAACTGACCGATCCGGAGTATTGGTGCCGGCATGTGCGCCAACCGGTGCGTTTTGCCGCCGGGCTGCACACCTTGATCGAGGCCGGCTATCGCCTGTTCCTGGAGGTTGGCCCGAAACCGGTTTTGGCCCATCTCGGCCAGGCCTTCCAGGAAGAGGTGTTTCCCACCCTCCGGACCACCTGGCTCACCACCCTGCGGCAAAATCGGGACCCCCATACCCACATGTTGCAGACCCTGGGACAACTCTACGTCCAGGGCGTCACCCCCGACTGGGCGGCGGTCACCCCCGGCAGGCGCGGTCTGGAAGAACATCTGCCCAACTATCCCTTCCAGCGGCAACGCTACTGGTACGAGGAACGTAAAAAATCGGCCTTCGCCATGCCCCGGGGAGAACATCCCCTGTTGGGGGCACCGCTCCACTCCCCCGGCTTTGCGGAAGGGGTGCAGGTCCATGTCAACCACCTGGAACCATCGGCCTCCGGTTTTCTGGCCCACCATCGCATTTTTTCCGCAGTCACGTTGCCGGCGGCAGCCTTTGTGGAGATGGTTCTCGCCGCAGGGCATCTGCGCCTTGCAGCCGGCAAGTTGACCCTTGAAGCGTTCGCCATCCACAAGGCCCTGGTGTTTCCGGAACAGGGTTCCCGCCAGGTCCAGGTGGTGTTGCGACCGGAAACCAACGGTTTTGCCTTTGACATTTTCAGTGCCGACGCCGCACTGACCACCGAATGGATGTTGCATGCCTCGGGACGGGTCACCACGACCAGCGAGCAGGAGATGATTCCGGATCGTGACATGCCCCACCTGCGTGCCCTGGGTCGGACGGAAATTCCGGTTCAGGAGTTTTATGACCTGGTGTGCAGTGTGGGCATTTTTCATGACGAACGGTTCCAGGCCCTGGAACGTCTCTGGCACGGGGATGGGGTGATTGTCGGCGCGTTGCGTCTGCCGGAGGTGTTGCTTGCCGATGCCGCCCCCTATCACCTCCATCCGGTGTTGCTGGATGCCGCCTTGCAGATGGTGGGTGCCTTGTTGCTGCACCATGGCTTGGCGTATCTGCCGGTCGGGATGGAGCGTCTGATCCTGCATCGGCGGCCCGACATGCACCTGTGGTGCCGGGTCACGAAAACCTCGGCAGATACGGAACAAGCGGCCCGTTTTCATACGGCGGATCTGGAGTTGTTGACAGATCAGGGCGTGGTGGTGGTGACCATCGAGGGGTTGCGTTTTCAGCAGGTGGATGCCGGGGCGCTGGCCGGTCAGCTTCCCGTCCAAAAATGGCTCTACACCCCGACCTGGGAAGCCCGGGAATGGACCGATATCGATCCGGCGGACAGGAGTTCCCCGCCTGCCCCGACAGAAGATCCCTGGTTGATTCTGGCCGACCGGGGGGGCGTGGGCGTCAGTCTGGCGGTCCTCCTGAAAAAAACCGGCAGCACCCTGACCCTGGTGACCCGGTCCGGCGACAGCATTCCGGTCCAGGAACTGGCTCCAGGCAACGAAAAAGGAATAAAATACCTCGCCGACGCCGGCGTTCCGATCCAGGTGTTGGATCCGGGCAACGAGGAAGGAATCAGGCATCTTCTGGAACGCCGGGAAGCCAGCCAACCCTGGCGGGGAATTGTTTTTGCCTGGGGCCTGGACACACCTCTGGCCCCGAACCTGACCCCAACCTCTCTCGAAGAGGCCCAGCAGCAGGGATGCGGGGCCGTGTTGGCGCTCGTGCAAGCCTTGTTGCGTCTTGATCTGCCCCAGGTGCCGGCTCTCTGGCTGGTGACCCGGGATGCCGTCCACATTCCCGGCAGCGATAGCGGTAACGCCGGTCTGGCCCAGGCCACCTTGTGGGGCCTGGGGCGGGTCATCGCCACCGAACTGCCCAACCTGACCGTCAAACTTCTGGATCTTCCCCTGACTTTGGATCCGGACCACGCCGCCGCCTCTCTGGCCCGGGAACTCTCCGCCCAGGATACCGGAGAACGCCAGATAGCCTTGCGGGATGCAGCCTTGACCGATGCCGGGAAACCCGGAAACGCCTTGCGGGATGCAGCCTTGACCGATGCCGGGAAACCCGGAAACGATACGCATGGACTCACCCGTTTTGTGGCCCGTCTGACCCCCTGGCAGGAAACCACCCGCCAACCCCTGCCGGTCCGGGAAAATGCGCGTCATCTCATCGTGGGCGGTCTGGGGGGCCTGGGTCTGGAGGTGGCACAGTGGCTGGCCACCACCCGGGGTGCCCGCCATCTGGTTCTCATGGGACGCTCGCCGGCCAGGCCGGAAATTCTCCCCCGTCTGGACGCCCTGCGTGCCCAGGGGGTCGAGGTGGAGGTGGTCCAGGCTGACATCGCCGATGCCGGACAGGTGGCGGCCCTTCTGGCCCCTGCTGCCGGGAATACCGCGCCCTGGGGCGGGGTCATCCATGCGGCGGGTGTCCTGGATGACGGCATGCTGGAAAGCCTCACCTGGCCACGCTTCCAGAAGGTGATGGCGGCCAAGGTGACCGGAGCCTGGAATCTGCATCAGGCCACGGCTTCCCTGCATCTGGATTATTTTGTCCTCTTCTCTTCCATGGCCTCGTTGTTCGGTTCTCCGGCCCAGGCCAACTATGCCGCCGCCAATGCCTTCCTCGACGCCCTGGGAGGTCATCGCCGCCAGAGCGGCTTGCCGGCCATGGTCATCAACTGGGGTCCCTGGGCGGAGATCGGGGCAGCGGCCAACCGACCGGCCAGCGGCAATCTTGGCATCAAAGGGGTTGGGTCCCTGGCACCCGCCGAAGGCCTGCGCATCCTCGACCACTGTTTCGACCATCCGGCGGGACACATCGTGGCTGGCAAGGTACAGTGGCCGCAATTGCTCGCCATCCCGGGCCTGGCCACCCCGTTCCTGGCCCATTTCCTGGCCCAACGCCAGGAAAGTGGCACCAGACAACCGGAATTTCTGGCGACGCTCCGGGAACTGCCCCTGAACGAGCAACGTGCCCGGTTGCTGGAACA